A stretch of Lactuca sativa cultivar Salinas chromosome 6, Lsat_Salinas_v11, whole genome shotgun sequence DNA encodes these proteins:
- the LOC111905341 gene encoding uncharacterized protein LOC111905341 translates to MKILVAPSTLRCSISSTTSLIHTFDSNRLLINKNGRISSSCGITPQLFSHSKSPSLFSATSTNRRHLHPISAMASSTQAPSQSASSGDSTADVFQLIKAHQEKAARLPPIEEVKTLLHYSMRGVLSTFSQKHDGYPSGSMVDFACDANGFPILAVSSLAVHTKDLIANPKCSLLVAKDPEDRTDLVITIHGDTVSVPNEERDAIRTAYLERHPDAFWVDFGDFQFLRIEPKVVRFVSGVATALLGSGEFTNEEFKAAKVDPIYKFSKPVTSHMNKDHSDDTKLMVQHSLSVPVDFAYMLDLDSLGFNVKAGYQGRNFKLRIPFPRRAENRKDVKTLIVEMLQAAQ, encoded by the exons ATGAAGATTCTGGTGGCACCTTCCACTCTTCGATGCTCAATCTCCTCAACAACTTCACTCATTCATACTTTTGATTCTAATCGATTATTGATCAACAAAAATGGCCGAATTAGTAGCAGCTGCGGAATCACGCCACAACTTTTTTCTCACTCCAAATCTCCCTCCCTCTTCTCCGCAACCTCCACCAATCGCCGCCATCTTCATCCTATCTCCGCCATGGCTTCATCCACTCAAGCTCCTTCGCAG AGTGCTTCATCTGGTGATTCTACTGCTGACGTCTTTCAACTCATTAAAGCTCATCAG GAAAAAGCTGCTAGACTTCCTCCCATTGAAGAGGTCAAGACTCTCCTTCATTACAGCATGCGTGGAGTCCTTTCCACCTTTTCCCAG AAACATGATGGCTATCCATCAGGATCAATGGTTGATTTTGCATGTGATGCCAATGGATTCCCCATATTAGCAGTCAGCAGTTTAGCAGTTCataccaag GATCTCATAGCTAACCCTAAATGTTCATTGCTTGTGGCTAAAGATCCAGAAGATAGAACAGATTTAGTTATAACCATACATGGTGATACTGTTTCT GTTCCCAATGAGGAAAGAGATGCTATACGCACTGCATACTTAGAAAGACACCCTGATGCATTTTGG GTTGACTTTGGCGACTTCCAATTCTTGCGAATTGAACCGAAAGTCGTGCGATTTGTTTCTGGTGTTGCTACAGCTTTGTTAGGATCAGGag AATTCACAAATGAGGAGTTTAAGGCAGCAAAAGTGGATCCAATCTATAAGTTCTCTAAACCTGTCACG TCTCACATGAATAAAGACCATTCAGATGATACAAAACTCATGGTTCAGCACTCATTATCAGTTCCAGTGGACTTTGCATACATGTTGGATCTTGATAGCCTTGGTTTCAATGTAAAG gcTGGGTATCAAGGGAGAAACTTTAAGCTTAGGATTCCATTCCCTAGGCGTGCTGAAAATAGAAA GGATGTGAAGACACTCATAGTTGAAATGCTTCAAGCTGCTCAGTGA
- the LOC111905342 gene encoding uncharacterized protein LOC111905342, whose protein sequence is MEKIDKGGGCKQQAETTTDLFLRWGNKKRLRCVRVREPDDTADTSFAVSGRRRIRRKINSHFVTFSSDNENREPSLQPPSTRLTRTAEASTTLRSESNRKSSSDKEDKYTTRGCAAAGMVEKPKVSSLDGGGGVDEGCCKSKHVWPKLYIALTSKEKEEDFMAMKGCKLPHRPKKRAKIIQRTLLLVSPGAWLTDMCQERYEVREKKSTKKKPTGLKAMGSMESDSE, encoded by the exons ATGGAGAAAATAGATAAAGGAGGAGGATGTAAACAACAAGCAGAAACTACAACAGATTTGTTTTTAAGATGGGGTAATAAGAAGAGACTTAGATGTGTGAGAGTGAGAGAACCAGATGATACAGCCGACACATCGTTTGCCGTTTCCGGCCGTCGTAGGATTCGCCGGAAAATCAACTCTCATTTTGTTACTTTTAGTTCCGATAATGAGAATAGAGAACCATCTCTCCAACCACCATCCACCCGTCTCACAAG GACGGCTGAGGCATCGACGACTCTAAGATCGGAAAGCAACCGGAAATCGTCGTCGGATAAAGAGGATAAGTATACGACGAGAGGGTGTGCGGCGGCGGGGATGGTTGAGAAACCGAAAGTCTCCTCCCTAGACGGCGGCGGAGGAGTAGATGAAGGTTGTTGTAAAAGCAAACATGTATGGCCAAAACTGTATATAGCGTTAACAAGCAAGGAGAAAGAAGAAGATTTCATGGCGATGAAAGGTTGTAAGCTTCCTCATAGACCTAAGAAAAGGGCCAAAATCATCCAACGAACTTTACTT TTGGTGAGTCCAGGGGCATGGTTGACCGATATGTGCCAAGAGAGATACGAGGTCAGAGAAAAGAAGAGTACGAAGAAG AAACCAACGGGATTGAAGGCCATGGGAAGTATGGAGAGTGATTCGGAATGA